The genomic window TTGAAAAGGAAACTCAGCATAGCTGAGTGGGTTCGATATCTAAATCAAAGATTTAGGATCTCACACCATCTGGTGATGATGGCGTAGAGGAAACACTCCTTCCCATTCCGAACAGGAAAGTTAAGCTCTACAGCGTCGATGGTACTGCACGGGAGACTGTGTGGGAGAGTAGAACGTTGCCAGGTCATATGGGGGTATAGCTCAGTTGGGAGAGCACTTGCCTTGCACGCAAGGGGTCAAGAGTTCGAATCTCTTTATCTCCACCATATAAAGCTACGAATTAATTCGTAGCTTTTTTTGTTATATATAATATATACTTAACAATATTTGATAATAAAAGGGTATAGTGTTATTATTTTTATATATAAGTTTATAAAAAGGCTAGGTGAACATATGTCATTTTATAGAGTTAAGCAGTTCTTATGGGCTATAGGATCAACATTTAAAAAGGTAGATTATGATTATTTAAGAAAATATTTAAATGAAGAAGAAATAAAGTTATTTAATACATTAAAGCATAATGAGAAGCATCATTGTATAAGAGTATGTAAAGATTCTATATCAATGAAAGAGGAAAATAATATAGATGTTGATGTTATGAAACTCGGAAAAGCTGCATTACTTCATGATATAGGAAAAAGTAAGTTTAAATTAAATGTATTCGAAAAGTCTATTGTAGTACTTTTAGATAAAGCTACAAATGGAAAAATTAATAGATATAATAATATAAAGCAAATAGATATATATTATAATCATCCTAAAATTGGAGAAAAAATTTTAAGAAAATATAATTACGATGAAGAATTTCTTCAAGTTATTAAATATCACCATAATAATAAAAATACTAATAATAGGATATTAGACATAATAAGTATATGTGATGATAAAAATTAGGAAGGGAGAAATTTTATGGCATCTACAAAAAGAAGAGAAGATATAATAAGGTTATTAATGACTAGTAATTTGCCTATAAAAGGAACAGATTTAGCTAAGAAATTTGGTGTTACTAGGCAAATAATAGTTAAAGATATAGCTATATTAAGGGCATCAGGTAATTCTATTATAGCAACTCCTGATGGTTACATTTATAATGCAATTAATAATAAGATTAAGAGTATTATTGCAGTAAATCATAATATTAACGAAACAATAAGTGAACTTGAAACAGTTGTTAAATATGGAGGAACTATTGAAGATGTAATAATAGAACATTCTTTATATGGTGAAATTAGAGGGAATTTA from Clostridium septicum includes these protein-coding regions:
- a CDS encoding HDIG domain-containing metalloprotein, with the protein product MSFYRVKQFLWAIGSTFKKVDYDYLRKYLNEEEIKLFNTLKHNEKHHCIRVCKDSISMKEENNIDVDVMKLGKAALLHDIGKSKFKLNVFEKSIVVLLDKATNGKINRYNNIKQIDIYYNHPKIGEKILRKYNYDEEFLQVIKYHHNNKNTNNRILDIISICDDKN
- a CDS encoding transcription repressor NadR, which translates into the protein MASTKRREDIIRLLMTSNLPIKGTDLAKKFGVTRQIIVKDIAILRASGNSIIATPDGYIYNAINNKIKSIIAVNHNINETISELETVVKYGGTIEDVIIEHSLYGEIRGNLMIKNLYDLNKFQDEFNNKNVKPLSNLTNGIHLHTISADREEDIESIKLELKQKGFLL